Proteins from a single region of Leuconostoc gasicomitatum LMG 18811:
- the sufD gene encoding Fe-S cluster assembly protein SufD: MVDNIAIASLPLPEFAKVRYSGWQLDELTPATENTKTTYFLKNTISGIEVSGQSTTYQHLSENMIAQGVIVMGMKQAQMVYGPLVNKLIGSVISKRADRLSAQNYEQFNTGIFVYIPDQVKFDDVLHLALNHLAMSGQDFVARIFVCVGAHAKVTILQEMHTIGSEKTKASVVIEVLANVGAQVTYANIDSLGEQTTAFINREVLVKDHATVDWQNAEFNDGNVVMRVASQLNGEGATSHANVIGLTIKKQTQGLVTTVLNKGRHTVGHIFQRGVILNRSTLVFNGIGQIIKGAKGSDAQQESRVLMLSRRARGDANPLLLIDENDVTAGHAASVGRVDDEQMYYLMSRGISERVARKLVIRGFMGEVLMKMPTRAAQQKVMSEIERKLQYEDD; the protein is encoded by the coding sequence ATGGTTGATAATATTGCAATAGCATCTCTACCATTGCCAGAGTTCGCTAAAGTTCGATATAGTGGTTGGCAACTTGATGAGCTGACACCGGCTACAGAAAATACTAAAACAACTTACTTTCTGAAGAATACTATCAGTGGCATCGAAGTGAGTGGGCAATCCACTACGTATCAACATTTGTCGGAAAATATGATAGCACAAGGTGTCATTGTAATGGGCATGAAACAAGCACAGATGGTGTATGGGCCCTTAGTTAATAAACTCATTGGAAGTGTTATTTCAAAACGCGCTGATCGTTTATCTGCTCAAAACTATGAACAATTTAATACTGGTATATTTGTATATATTCCAGACCAAGTAAAATTTGATGATGTTTTGCATCTCGCATTGAATCATTTGGCTATGTCAGGTCAAGATTTTGTGGCTCGAATTTTTGTTTGTGTTGGCGCGCATGCGAAAGTTACTATTCTGCAAGAAATGCATACGATTGGTTCTGAAAAAACAAAGGCCTCTGTGGTAATAGAAGTACTGGCTAATGTTGGTGCACAAGTGACTTACGCTAATATTGATTCTTTAGGGGAACAGACAACTGCATTCATTAACCGAGAGGTTCTAGTTAAAGACCATGCTACTGTTGATTGGCAAAATGCGGAATTTAATGATGGCAATGTCGTGATGCGAGTAGCTAGTCAACTAAATGGTGAAGGCGCCACATCGCATGCTAATGTCATTGGATTAACGATAAAAAAACAAACGCAAGGCCTAGTTACAACTGTTCTAAATAAAGGCCGACATACTGTTGGCCATATTTTTCAACGTGGTGTAATTTTAAATCGCTCAACATTGGTGTTTAATGGTATTGGTCAAATAATTAAAGGCGCCAAGGGATCAGATGCGCAACAAGAATCACGCGTATTGATGTTATCTCGTCGAGCGAGAGGGGATGCTAATCCGTTATTGCTTATTGATGAAAATGATGTCACAGCAGGGCATGCTGCTTCTGTGGGCCGTGTGGATGACGAGCAAATGTATTATTTAATGAGTCGTGGCATTAGTGAACGCGTGGCTCGTAAGTTAGTTATTCGTGGCTTTATGGGAGAGGTTTTAATGAAAATGCCGACTCGGGCAGCCCAACAAAAAGTGATGTCAGAAATAGAAAGAAAGTTACAATATGAAGACGATTAG
- a CDS encoding cysteine desulfurase → MKTIRSDFPILNQKINGQQMIYLDSAATSQKPQVMMDALVDYYQNNNSNVHRGIYELSQRATEQYEQVRDKVQMFIHAKKRTEILFTRGTTESLNWLASTYGVDQLKPGDEILLSYMEHHSNIVPWQQLAQRVGARLKYITLNNDGTLNLTDAKQKMTNKTKIVTLTHVSNVLGVVNPIKLLAQMAHEHGAIMIVDGAQSVPHMAVDVQDMAVDFLVFSGHKMLGPTGIGVLYGKSELLEKMTPAQYGGEMIERVNLQEATFQPIPWRFEAGTPNIAGAIGLGAAIDYLTHIGMADVTKHEHELVGYALSQLTKMPRITIYGPQNSEHHTGVIAFNMAGVHAHDLATALDQLGIEVRAGHHCAQPLMNYLGVAATVRVSFYLYNTREEIDRLIDALKKIKEYFNREFAQFR, encoded by the coding sequence ATGAAGACGATTAGATCTGATTTTCCGATTTTAAATCAAAAAATTAATGGTCAACAAATGATTTATTTGGATAGTGCAGCGACGTCACAAAAACCACAAGTTATGATGGATGCCTTGGTTGATTATTATCAAAATAATAATTCTAATGTGCATCGTGGTATTTACGAACTCTCACAACGTGCAACTGAGCAATATGAACAAGTTCGTGATAAAGTACAAATGTTTATTCATGCAAAAAAAAGAACTGAAATTTTATTTACGCGCGGGACAACTGAATCATTGAATTGGTTGGCAAGCACATATGGTGTTGATCAACTCAAACCAGGTGATGAAATCCTGTTATCATATATGGAACACCATTCAAATATCGTACCATGGCAACAACTAGCACAACGTGTTGGAGCTAGGTTGAAATACATTACCCTCAATAATGATGGCACGTTAAATTTAACTGATGCTAAACAAAAAATGACTAACAAAACTAAAATAGTTACCCTGACACATGTTTCTAATGTTTTAGGTGTTGTTAATCCTATTAAATTGCTCGCCCAAATGGCTCATGAACATGGCGCTATTATGATTGTAGATGGTGCACAATCAGTGCCCCATATGGCAGTCGATGTACAAGATATGGCTGTTGATTTTTTGGTTTTTTCAGGACATAAAATGTTGGGGCCAACAGGCATTGGTGTCTTATACGGTAAAAGTGAACTACTAGAAAAAATGACCCCAGCACAATATGGTGGTGAAATGATTGAACGCGTAAATTTACAGGAAGCCACGTTTCAACCAATACCTTGGCGTTTTGAAGCGGGGACACCAAATATTGCCGGTGCTATTGGACTAGGTGCAGCTATTGATTATTTAACTCATATTGGTATGGCTGACGTGACAAAACATGAACATGAATTAGTAGGTTATGCACTATCACAACTGACTAAGATGCCGAGAATTACAATTTATGGGCCACAAAATAGCGAGCATCATACAGGTGTGATTGCGTTTAATATGGCTGGCGTGCACGCTCATGATTTAGCAACAGCGCTGGATCAATTAGGCATAGAAGTACGAGCAGGGCATCATTGTGCGCAGCCTCTTATGAATTACTTAGGTGTTGCAGCAACAGTGCGTGTGAGTTTCTATCTGTACAATACGCGTGAAGAAATTGACCGATTGATAGATGCGCTTAAAAAAATTAAGGAGTATTTTAACCGTGAGTTTGCACAATTTAGATAA
- the sufU gene encoding Fe-S cluster assembly sulfur transfer protein SufU: protein MSLHNLDNLYRQTIMSYAQYPHHFRPMLGQETYHIQKYNPTCGDIIDLAFDIVDDKVTDIHFYGDGCVISKASASMMSDLVSGKTRAQATFLVTEFSKMMRGEAADVKSLGEPQILAGVTKFPARIKCATLAWHALDELLVIKDDRRCDDGNR from the coding sequence GTGAGTTTGCACAATTTAGATAATTTATATCGCCAAACAATCATGTCATATGCGCAGTATCCGCATCATTTTCGACCAATGTTGGGACAAGAAACGTATCATATACAAAAATATAATCCAACTTGTGGCGATATAATTGATTTGGCGTTTGATATTGTCGATGATAAAGTAACTGATATTCATTTTTATGGTGATGGTTGTGTGATATCGAAAGCATCAGCATCTATGATGAGTGATTTGGTATCTGGGAAAACGCGCGCACAAGCCACATTTTTAGTGACAGAATTTTCTAAAATGATGCGTGGTGAGGCAGCCGATGTTAAGTCTCTTGGTGAACCGCAAATTTTAGCTGGTGTGACAAAGTTTCCAGCGCGTATCAAATGTGCAACACTAGCATGGCATGCTTTAGATGAATTATTAGTCATAAAAGATGACAGGAGGTGCGATGATGGAAATAGATAG
- the sufB gene encoding Fe-S cluster assembly protein SufB — protein MEIDRQEAIDKTRAAIAVDKAKALGFQDDYKAVFSTGKGLDEGIIRQISAKKNEPEWMLNYRLQAYQTYLNMPMHSWGPDLSDIRFEDIYYYNKPTNDKYRDWNDVPIELKETFERLGVPEAERKWLAGSSAQYESEVVYHRMKDEFAKTGIIFTDTDTAVQEYPELMKEYFGSLVKPTNNKLAALNAAVWSGGTFIYVPKGVHVNTPIQSYFRINTENEGQFERTLIIVDEGAHVDYVEGCSAPMYSGDALHAAVVEVIVKKDGYCRYTTIQNWSNNVYSLETKRASAHENATMEWVDGNFGSKTTMKYPSVYLNGEGAKGTMLSIAVAGEGVNLDSGAQMIHNAKNTSSSIISKSIAHDGGKTDYRGTVKFGRESDGSFAHVECDTILVDDQSSADTIPYNTILNGNVSMEHEAKVSRVSEEQLYYLMTRGISAEKATEMIIMGFIEPFTKELPMEYAVELNRLMKFEMIGSVG, from the coding sequence ATGGAAATAGATAGACAAGAAGCGATTGATAAAACGCGTGCAGCGATTGCAGTTGATAAAGCTAAAGCGTTAGGTTTTCAAGATGATTATAAGGCAGTATTTTCGACAGGTAAAGGATTAGACGAGGGCATTATTCGTCAAATATCTGCTAAGAAAAACGAGCCAGAATGGATGCTAAATTATCGGTTACAAGCGTATCAAACATATCTTAATATGCCAATGCATAGTTGGGGACCAGATTTGAGTGACATTCGGTTTGAAGATATTTATTATTATAATAAACCAACAAACGATAAGTATCGTGATTGGAATGATGTGCCAATTGAACTAAAAGAAACATTTGAAAGATTAGGTGTACCCGAAGCAGAACGAAAATGGTTGGCTGGATCTTCCGCACAGTATGAATCAGAAGTGGTGTATCATCGTATGAAAGATGAATTTGCTAAAACAGGGATTATTTTTACTGATACAGATACGGCAGTGCAAGAGTATCCAGAATTGATGAAAGAATATTTTGGCTCTTTGGTGAAACCAACCAATAATAAACTAGCTGCTTTAAATGCAGCGGTTTGGTCTGGTGGCACATTTATTTATGTTCCAAAGGGCGTGCACGTTAATACGCCGATTCAATCCTATTTTCGAATAAATACAGAAAATGAAGGACAATTTGAACGCACGCTGATTATTGTTGATGAGGGTGCACATGTTGACTATGTTGAAGGTTGCTCAGCACCAATGTATTCTGGAGATGCTTTACATGCTGCCGTTGTTGAAGTTATTGTCAAAAAAGATGGTTATTGCCGGTACACAACGATCCAAAATTGGTCAAATAATGTGTATTCGTTGGAAACAAAGCGTGCATCTGCTCATGAAAATGCGACCATGGAGTGGGTCGATGGTAATTTCGGATCGAAAACGACGATGAAATATCCATCAGTTTATTTGAATGGTGAGGGCGCAAAGGGCACTATGTTGTCAATTGCGGTTGCTGGAGAAGGTGTTAATTTGGATTCTGGTGCACAAATGATCCATAATGCTAAAAATACGTCATCATCTATCATTTCAAAATCAATTGCCCACGATGGTGGGAAAACAGATTATCGTGGGACGGTCAAGTTTGGCCGTGAATCTGATGGGTCATTTGCCCATGTCGAATGTGACACAATTCTGGTTGATGATCAATCATCAGCAGACACAATTCCCTACAACACAATTTTAAACGGCAATGTATCAATGGAACACGAAGCAAAAGTTTCACGTGTTTCTGAAGAACAACTATATTATTTGATGACACGTGGTATTTCTGCAGAAAAAGCCACAGAAATGATTATCATGGGATTTATTGAACCTTTCACAAAAGAATTACCAATGGAATATGCCGTGGAATTAAATCGCTTAATGAAATTTGAAATGATTGGATCGGTGGGGTAA
- a CDS encoding metal-sulfur cluster assembly factor produces MPEKIENDIMAILETVIDPELRIDIVNLGLINCVDINDTGDVIINMTLTTMGCPLSSVLEEMIDAALTILPEVKTTKVVLTWEPAWKIDRMSRYAKMALGL; encoded by the coding sequence ATGCCAGAAAAAATAGAGAATGACATTATGGCTATTTTAGAGACAGTGATTGATCCAGAATTAAGAATTGATATTGTTAATCTAGGATTAATTAACTGTGTTGATATCAATGATACTGGTGATGTGATAATAAATATGACACTGACTACAATGGGTTGTCCGTTAAGTAGTGTGCTAGAAGAAATGATTGATGCAGCATTAACTATCTTACCAGAAGTTAAAACAACCAAAGTAGTGCTCACATGGGAACCGGCTTGGAAAATTGATAGAATGTCTAGATACGCCAAAATGGCATTAGGGTTATAA
- a CDS encoding 2-isopropylmalate synthase has product MTNKVTFYDTTMRDGEQTIGVNFSVEEKIAIAKGLDDYGVSAIEAGFPAASQKDFEAVKSIAEVVNKAKVVGLARLVRNDINAVIEATKGAKHPMIHVFIATSPIHREFKLHLTKEEILDKIKADVAFTKQYIQDIVFSPEDATRTEPDFLVASVQTAIDAGATMINIPDTVGYDTPEEYGEVFENLRRNIVGFDTVGWSTHTHNDLGMATANALAGIAHGATEIQGTINGIGERAGNVDMIEAAAAIYVRHEKFNVETDIVLSHSKAISDIVARATQMPVASNKPIMGRNAFAHESGIHQDGYLKNPETYEILKPGMVGATASLPLGKLSGSHAVMSKLNSLGYDVTRDDMKNIFPIFKSVAEESNLVTNEQLKIIMQVVEEKEMVSYQ; this is encoded by the coding sequence ATGACAAATAAAGTAACTTTTTATGATACAACAATGCGTGATGGTGAACAAACGATTGGCGTCAACTTTTCAGTTGAAGAAAAAATTGCTATAGCAAAGGGTTTGGATGACTATGGCGTATCAGCAATTGAAGCGGGATTTCCTGCAGCTTCTCAGAAAGATTTTGAAGCAGTGAAAAGTATTGCAGAAGTTGTGAACAAAGCAAAAGTTGTAGGTTTGGCACGATTGGTTAGAAATGACATTAATGCGGTAATTGAAGCAACAAAGGGTGCAAAACATCCAATGATTCATGTGTTTATTGCTACATCACCGATTCATCGTGAATTCAAGCTGCATTTGACCAAAGAAGAAATTTTAGACAAAATCAAAGCAGATGTCGCTTTTACTAAGCAATATATTCAAGACATTGTGTTCTCACCTGAGGATGCGACACGCACTGAACCTGATTTTTTGGTCGCAAGTGTGCAAACAGCTATTGATGCTGGTGCAACAATGATTAATATTCCAGACACTGTTGGTTATGATACGCCAGAAGAATACGGTGAAGTTTTTGAAAATTTGCGTCGAAATATTGTTGGTTTTGACACTGTTGGTTGGTCAACACATACGCATAACGATTTGGGAATGGCTACGGCAAATGCCTTGGCAGGCATTGCGCATGGTGCAACGGAAATTCAAGGCACAATTAACGGAATCGGCGAACGTGCTGGTAACGTTGACATGATTGAAGCAGCAGCGGCTATATATGTTCGTCATGAGAAATTCAATGTTGAAACAGATATTGTCTTGTCACATTCAAAGGCCATTTCCGATATTGTTGCACGCGCAACACAGATGCCAGTTGCCAGTAATAAACCAATTATGGGACGAAATGCGTTTGCTCATGAATCTGGTATTCATCAAGATGGGTACTTAAAAAATCCAGAAACATATGAAATTTTGAAGCCGGGAATGGTTGGTGCAACGGCATCCCTGCCTTTGGGTAAACTATCAGGCTCACATGCAGTTATGTCAAAACTAAATAGTCTAGGATATGATGTGACACGTGATGATATGAAAAATATTTTTCCGATTTTTAAATCAGTTGCAGAAGAGTCGAATTTGGTTACGAATGAACAATTAAAAATCATTATGCAAGTTGTTGAAGAAAAAGAAATGGTGAGTTATCAATGA
- the leuB gene encoding 3-isopropylmalate dehydrogenase, with product MTSVKKIVVLRGDYIGPEIMTAGLAVLEAATRNEAFAYKLIDAPFGGDGIDRAGDPLPQSTINIAKQADAVLLSAIGGPKWDNMSRRPEQGLLEIRSQLNLFANIRPTKVTSAQIDRSPLKPEYVKNTDFVIVRELTSGAYFGKPRKLEEHQAIDTIYYNEEEVTRIMHQGFKMAQKRKKHVTIVDKSNVLATSKFWRKIANEVGKNYPDVAIDYYYVDAMTMAIMSKPAIFDVVIMPNLFGDILSDEAAQITGSIGQIPSMSIGENGPNLYEPIHGSAPDIAGQGIANPISMVNTIAMMLTESFDEKSIADKMTAAVNYIIENHYVTPDMGGVMTTNEVTQKMVDYIKKHELAATK from the coding sequence ATGACATCAGTAAAAAAAATAGTTGTATTAAGAGGCGACTATATCGGTCCTGAAATCATGACGGCCGGTTTAGCAGTCTTAGAGGCAGCGACAAGGAATGAAGCATTTGCATATAAACTCATAGACGCACCTTTTGGTGGGGATGGTATTGATCGTGCGGGAGATCCATTACCACAGTCAACTATTAATATTGCAAAACAAGCTGATGCGGTGTTACTTAGTGCTATTGGTGGACCTAAATGGGATAACATGTCACGTCGTCCGGAACAGGGACTACTAGAAATCAGATCACAACTTAATTTATTTGCTAATATACGACCAACAAAAGTGACATCAGCACAAATTGATCGGTCACCATTAAAACCAGAATATGTTAAAAATACGGATTTTGTAATTGTTCGTGAATTGACTTCAGGCGCCTATTTTGGAAAACCACGCAAGCTTGAAGAACATCAAGCTATTGATACGATTTATTACAATGAAGAAGAAGTGACGCGAATTATGCATCAAGGCTTTAAAATGGCTCAAAAGCGGAAGAAACATGTCACCATTGTGGACAAATCAAACGTATTAGCTACGTCAAAATTCTGGCGAAAAATTGCAAATGAAGTGGGCAAAAATTATCCAGATGTTGCAATTGATTACTATTATGTTGACGCAATGACAATGGCTATTATGTCAAAACCTGCAATATTCGATGTTGTGATTATGCCTAATTTGTTTGGGGATATTTTAAGTGATGAAGCAGCACAAATCACAGGTTCAATCGGTCAAATACCTTCTATGTCAATTGGCGAAAACGGTCCTAATTTGTATGAACCAATTCATGGCTCAGCACCAGACATTGCGGGTCAAGGCATAGCGAATCCAATTTCAATGGTAAATACAATAGCTATGATGTTGACAGAAAGTTTTGATGAAAAAAGCATTGCAGATAAAATGACTGCAGCAGTGAATTATATTATTGAAAATCACTATGTAACACCAGATATGGGTGGCGTGATGACGACCAATGAAGTCACACAAAAAATGGTTGATTACATAAAAAAACATGAACTGGCGGCCACAAAATGA
- the leuC gene encoding 3-isopropylmalate dehydratase large subunit yields the protein MSKTLFDKIWEKHVITGEIGEAQLIYVDLHLIHEVTSPQPFDGLRNTNRRVRRPDLTFATMDHNVSTKDIFNVQDHMSRLQMDTLVKNTKEFGVPLASIGDDKQGIVHVVGPERGLTQPAKLIVCGDSHTATHGAFGAIAFGIGTSEVEHVLATQTIWQVKPKTMGIKVTGKLLKNTYAKDIIMGIIAKYGVSFGVGYAIEFYGETVENLSMEARMTMCNMSIEAGSRTGMVQPDQTTFDYIEGREQAPKDFEAAKNYWLQFYTDDESDFDETLTFDVSNLKPMVTWGTNPGMATPVDQSLPAIKDDNDANANAYEYIGLHPHMKATDINLDYIFIGSCTNSRYEDLEIAANMMKGHHLAPNVTAWIVPGSRAIRNRAIKSGIAKIFEDAGCEWREPGCSACLAMNPDKIPAGKHVASTSNRNFIGRQGAGSRTHLASPAMVAAAGIAGYFVDITVDEFV from the coding sequence ATGAGCAAAACGTTATTTGATAAAATTTGGGAAAAACATGTCATTACAGGGGAGATTGGTGAAGCGCAACTGATATATGTGGATTTACATTTAATACATGAGGTCACCTCACCTCAGCCTTTTGATGGATTAAGAAATACGAATCGCCGTGTGAGACGACCAGATCTGACTTTTGCAACGATGGATCATAACGTCTCAACGAAAGATATATTTAATGTACAAGATCACATGTCACGATTACAGATGGATACGTTAGTTAAAAATACAAAAGAATTTGGTGTGCCATTGGCATCAATTGGGGATGATAAGCAGGGGATTGTCCATGTTGTGGGACCAGAAAGAGGGCTGACACAACCTGCTAAATTGATTGTTTGTGGTGATTCACATACGGCAACTCATGGTGCGTTTGGCGCAATTGCCTTTGGCATTGGTACTTCTGAAGTTGAACATGTATTAGCAACTCAAACGATTTGGCAAGTTAAACCAAAGACAATGGGAATCAAAGTCACTGGAAAATTGCTCAAAAATACTTATGCAAAAGACATTATTATGGGTATCATTGCTAAATATGGGGTGTCATTTGGGGTCGGTTATGCGATTGAATTTTACGGAGAAACTGTTGAGAACCTTTCAATGGAGGCCCGTATGACGATGTGTAATATGTCAATTGAAGCTGGTTCAAGAACTGGTATGGTGCAACCAGATCAAACGACATTTGATTACATTGAAGGCCGTGAACAAGCACCAAAAGACTTTGAAGCTGCTAAAAATTATTGGTTACAATTCTACACAGATGATGAAAGTGATTTTGATGAGACGCTAACTTTTGACGTATCAAATTTGAAACCGATGGTAACATGGGGAACAAATCCAGGCATGGCAACACCTGTTGATCAATCGTTACCAGCAATCAAAGATGATAATGATGCCAATGCCAATGCCTATGAATATATTGGATTGCATCCCCATATGAAGGCAACTGACATTAATTTGGATTACATCTTCATCGGTTCCTGTACGAATAGTCGTTACGAAGATCTAGAAATTGCTGCAAACATGATGAAAGGGCATCACTTAGCGCCTAATGTTACCGCTTGGATAGTGCCCGGCAGTCGGGCAATTCGAAATCGAGCAATTAAATCGGGAATTGCCAAAATATTTGAAGACGCAGGGTGTGAGTGGCGTGAACCAGGATGTTCAGCATGCTTAGCTATGAATCCAGATAAAATTCCAGCGGGAAAGCATGTTGCTTCAACATCAAACAGGAATTTCATTGGCCGGCAAGGTGCAGGGTCCAGAACACACTTAGCCTCTCCAGCTATGGTTGCTGCAGCAGGCATAGCTGGCTATTTCGTTGATATTACAGTAGATGAATTTGTATAG
- the leuD gene encoding 3-isopropylmalate dehydratase small subunit gives MEAFVRETGRAVVIPNDNINTDIILPKQFLKNILKTGFGKDLFYDWRYNADGSLNEAFELNKPEHKCASILVTGNDFGSGSSREHAVWALTDYGFRAVIGGGFSDIFYMNATKNGLLPIVLPEENRRILRSIQADEYIQIDLPKQTVTYNDDIFHFNINSQWKEKFINGEDDIDNTMKYEKLITAFEKQRSIFL, from the coding sequence ATGGAAGCTTTTGTAAGAGAGACAGGTCGGGCGGTTGTTATTCCAAATGATAACATCAATACTGACATTATCTTGCCTAAACAATTTTTAAAAAATATTTTAAAAACAGGATTTGGGAAAGATTTATTTTACGATTGGCGTTACAATGCCGACGGTTCGTTGAATGAAGCATTTGAACTGAATAAGCCAGAGCATAAGTGTGCCTCAATTCTAGTTACAGGAAATGATTTTGGATCCGGATCATCACGAGAACATGCGGTATGGGCGTTGACAGATTATGGTTTTAGAGCAGTAATTGGCGGCGGATTTTCAGATATCTTTTACATGAATGCAACCAAAAACGGCTTGTTACCAATTGTTTTACCAGAAGAAAATCGTCGAATATTACGTAGCATTCAGGCCGATGAATATATTCAAATTGATTTGCCTAAGCAAACTGTAACTTATAACGATGATATTTTCCATTTTAATATCAATTCACAATGGAAAGAAAAATTTATTAATGGTGAAGATGATATTGATAATACGATGAAGTATGAAAAATTAATTACTGCCTTTGAAAAGCAACGGTCAATTTTTTTATAG
- a CDS encoding L-threonylcarbamoyladenylate synthase, producing MTEATTTKIHWNGGIQSEAISILKEDGGMIVSPTKVGYIIMTSDDKGLERKFAAKNRKRNKPGVVLCGSIEQVKELAQMTPEIEQMYQKHWDEDILLGCILPWKEEAKSKLPNDGTKDLMMDKRETSCFVIKFGTPSENIAKEMWGKYGKFSFASSANPSGKGNRGVVAGIGDQIENAADLIIEANDYVASIQSDKNSDTRYDQGVMVSMVDESGQLIPEQNGIVGVQPAPILIRKGLDVDKIMKIMSDIFPSWDYRHGFYY from the coding sequence ATGACAGAAGCAACAACGACAAAGATTCACTGGAATGGCGGCATTCAAAGCGAGGCCATTAGCATTTTGAAAGAAGACGGCGGCATGATTGTTAGCCCAACTAAAGTTGGTTATATTATCATGACTTCAGATGACAAAGGTTTGGAACGTAAATTTGCAGCTAAAAATCGTAAACGCAACAAGCCCGGTGTGGTGTTATGTGGTTCAATAGAACAAGTAAAAGAATTAGCTCAGATGACACCGGAAATTGAACAGATGTATCAGAAACATTGGGATGAGGATATCTTGTTAGGTTGCATCTTGCCATGGAAAGAAGAGGCTAAAAGTAAGCTACCAAATGATGGGACAAAAGATTTAATGATGGATAAACGCGAAACCAGTTGCTTTGTTATCAAATTTGGCACACCAAGTGAAAACATTGCCAAAGAAATGTGGGGAAAATATGGCAAGTTCTCATTTGCTAGTTCGGCTAATCCTTCTGGTAAGGGAAATCGAGGTGTGGTTGCTGGTATTGGTGATCAAATTGAAAATGCTGCTGATCTAATCATTGAAGCAAATGACTACGTAGCATCAATTCAATCTGATAAGAATTCGGATACACGCTATGATCAAGGCGTGATGGTGTCAATGGTTGATGAATCAGGTCAGCTCATTCCAGAACAGAATGGTATTGTTGGTGTGCAACCAGCACCAATCTTGATTCGAAAGGGATTAGATGTTGATAAAATCATGAAAATCATGAGTGACATTTTCCCATCATGGGACTATCGACACGGATTTTACTACTGA
- a CDS encoding HoxN/HupN/NixA family nickel/cobalt transporter — protein MMLMTKKHATIQADALRYGSVILIFLIAGILLLLTRAAQYPEMIAMAYLSFTMGLHHAFDVDHIAAIDNMTRKMLNDGKNTRGVGFSFSFGHSMVVVLMALLTVVFVEWAKDTMPVFEQIGGAIGTLIAGIMLLILASVNSVILHDIWLKFKQMSHQHPEHIEIDKQIVTSKIYRLFLKLLGMIKHNWQVAFVGFLFGLGFDTATQIAVLATSATAANAGVPWYATMAFPLLFTAGMCLMDTVDGFFMSTTYNWVFSSPYRKVYYNLTITGISILAAGFIGFIDLVQSFSAMFDWHNVLTHWVAALDFNKMGLILVMMFVVTWIIAITFWHIFKLADKEDVGIITENRGK, from the coding sequence ATGATGTTGATGACAAAAAAACACGCGACAATTCAGGCCGATGCTTTACGCTATGGGAGCGTTATTCTGATTTTTTTAATAGCTGGCATACTTTTATTGCTGACTCGTGCAGCACAGTATCCTGAAATGATTGCGATGGCTTATTTGTCGTTTACAATGGGTTTACATCATGCGTTTGACGTTGATCATATTGCAGCTATTGATAATATGACACGTAAAATGCTTAATGATGGTAAAAATACAAGGGGTGTGGGTTTCAGTTTTTCATTTGGACATTCAATGGTTGTGGTGTTAATGGCCTTGTTAACGGTAGTATTTGTTGAATGGGCTAAGGATACTATGCCCGTTTTTGAGCAAATCGGTGGGGCCATCGGTACGTTGATTGCAGGAATTATGTTACTCATATTGGCTAGTGTTAATAGTGTTATTTTACATGATATCTGGTTGAAATTTAAGCAGATGAGCCATCAACATCCCGAACACATTGAAATTGATAAACAGATAGTGACATCTAAAATCTATCGCTTATTTTTAAAATTATTAGGAATGATTAAACATAATTGGCAAGTAGCTTTTGTTGGCTTTTTATTTGGCTTGGGATTTGATACGGCAACACAAATTGCAGTGTTGGCAACATCGGCTACCGCAGCAAATGCAGGTGTACCGTGGTATGCAACAATGGCTTTTCCGTTGTTATTTACTGCTGGTATGTGTTTAATGGATACGGTAGACGGCTTTTTTATGAGTACCACCTATAATTGGGTATTTTCATCACCCTATCGTAAAGTTTATTATAATTTAACGATTACCGGCATTTCTATATTAGCAGCTGGCTTTATTGGCTTTATTGATTTGGTGCAGTCATTTAGCGCTATGTTTGATTGGCACAATGTATTGACACACTGGGTAGCAGCTTTAGACTTTAATAAAATGGGGTTAATCTTGGTCATGATGTTTGTAGTGACTTGGATAATTGCTATCACATTTTGGCACATTTTTAAATTAGCTGATAAAGAGGATGTGGGCATCATAACTGAAAATCGGGGCAAATAA